The Priestia megaterium NBRC 15308 = ATCC 14581 region AGCATAAGAGCTCCAATCATCGAAGAAATGCTGATTGTTTCTCCAGAGATTAACAGCGCCACTAGTGCACCAATAAGTGTAAATGGAAGTGAGAATAAGATAGCAAACGGTGCTAGCCCTCCCCCAAATGTCAGTACTAGTACGAAGTACACGATACCGATGGCTGCGAGCATAGCAATTCCTAATTGACTAAATGAGTCATTAATTTGCTCTGATGCTCCGCCAAAGTTAATATCCATATCACTTGGCAAATCAATTTTCTTCACTTCTTTTTGGACGTTAGAAGAAACGCCGCCTACATCGTCACTCTTAATATCGGCACTTACCTCTGCATAAATTTTATTATCACGGCGAGTTACCGTATTCGATGTTTTACCTTTTTTAATATCGACAACTTCATTTAATGTAACTTCCTGTCCAGTTTGAGAGGTCACTTTTGTGCTTGAAAGTTCGGCAAAAGTAGAGAAATCCTCTTTTTCTTTTGGAAGGTATACGTTAATTTCGTTTCCATCTTTTTGGATAGTCGTTAATACTTCACGCTGTCCAAGGTTCGAAATTTGCATGCCGATTTGACTAGCAGACAAGCCGAGTTCAGCGGCTTTCTTTTGGTTCGGTACTAGCGTATATTCATCAAACGTATCTGAAAGCGTAGAATCGACATTTTTCAGTTCTTTATGCTTTTCTAGAACATGCTGAACTTTATCAGCATAAGGTTTGATTTCATCTAAGCTATCTCCGTAAATAAGGACGTTTAATGAATTATTGCTGCCGCTAGACGCTGTATTCATTGAGCCCCATTCACCTTGATTCGCTTGTTTATTAAGAGCTTTTAATACTTTATCCTGCTCTTTATCAAAGTTTTGTGTATCCTCGTCATATTGCACAAATGTTAAAACGTTATTTTTGCTTCCCGGATTAAACGAGTTGCCTTCACCGAACGAATACTGAACCGTTTTGACACCATCTCGCTTCATCAAGTACGCTTCTGCACGATTTGCTGCTTTTTCTACGTCGCTTTGAGACTGTCCTGCTTTCGGTGTATACGTAAGCGTCAGCGTTTTTTCTTGATCGGATGACAAGAAGCTCACGCCAATAGAAGGAACTAAGAATAAACTTCCTACTAACAGTAGGACGGCTAATCCAAAGGAAATAAGCTTATGGTTTAGCGTCCAGTTCAAAATTCGCTTATATCCATGCGCTAGTTTGCTTGGCTTTTCTTCTTTTACTTTTACATTTGTTTTAAATAACGAATGAGCAAGCATTGGCACGAGTGTTACCGCTACTAGCAGTGATGCTAACAGTGCAAAAACAACCGTTAACGCAAACGGTAAGAATAGCTCTCCTACCGGTCCTTCTACGAGACCTAACGGTAAGAATACGGCCACGGTTACGACTGTAGAAGAGAAAATTGGAACAAACATTTCTTTCGTCGCCGCAACAATTAAATCTTTTCCTTTAAGCTTTTCTTCCTGATAAGCCATGCGGCGGTAAATATTTTCAATAACGACAATGGAATCATCTACAACCCTTCCGATGGCTACAGTCATCGCTCCAAGCGTCATAATATTT contains the following coding sequences:
- a CDS encoding efflux RND transporter permease subunit — its product is MGKFIKFSLKNKFAVWLLTLFVIIAGLYSGFNMKLETIPDISTPVVTVSATYPGATPEQVADKVSKPIEQKLQGLSGVDTVSSSSYENMATIQVEYSFSKNMEKAEDEVRRALSNVDLPDDVEEPNVSRQSISDFPIISLSVSDDKKSLEGLTKYVKNTVVPQVEKVQGISSVSVSGEQVEEAELVFKQDKLKQLGLDEDTVKKLIQASDAKVPAGTYTMDGSQKSVVVDGKMTTEKDLENLEIPAVPSQGAAQGQQQEMSQQQTQGAVQQVPSAASIPTVKLKEIADVKVMGKAESISRTNGKPSIAVQVVKAKDANTVNVVNDIKEKMNSLEKKNKDLHVDNIFDQGKPIEDSVHTMLNKAIIGAVFAVIIILLFLRDIRSTIIAVISIPLSLLIAILALKSMDISLNIMTLGAMTVAIGRVVDDSIVVIENIYRRMAYQEEKLKGKDLIVAATKEMFVPIFSSTVVTVAVFLPLGLVEGPVGELFLPFALTVVFALLASLLVAVTLVPMLAHSLFKTNVKVKEEKPSKLAHGYKRILNWTLNHKLISFGLAVLLLVGSLFLVPSIGVSFLSSDQEKTLTLTYTPKAGQSQSDVEKAANRAEAYLMKRDGVKTVQYSFGEGNSFNPGSKNNVLTFVQYDEDTQNFDKEQDKVLKALNKQANQGEWGSMNTASSGSNNSLNVLIYGDSLDEIKPYADKVQHVLEKHKELKNVDSTLSDTFDEYTLVPNQKKAAELGLSASQIGMQISNLGQREVLTTIQKDGNEINVYLPKEKEDFSTFAELSSTKVTSQTGQEVTLNEVVDIKKGKTSNTVTRRDNKIYAEVSADIKSDDVGGVSSNVQKEVKKIDLPSDMDINFGGASEQINDSFSQLGIAMLAAIGIVYFVLVLTFGGGLAPFAILFSLPFTLIGALVALLISGETISISSMIGALMLIGIVVTNAIVLIDRVIHKEQEGLSTREALLEAGMTRLRPILMTAIATIGALLPLAFGFEGGGLISKGLGVTVIGGLTSSTLLTLIIVPIVYEFFMKFKRKKVKK